In Trichoplusia ni isolate ovarian cell line Hi5 unplaced genomic scaffold, tn1 tig00000182, whole genome shotgun sequence, a genomic segment contains:
- the LOC113506987 gene encoding telomerase-binding protein EST1A isoform X3 — MDDDSKEYRRNKPQQKFYKPGSGPLRRSSYGLDAKMDTNDLDGGSKSRNQNYYGSQNSIADDINDTYKGTNMRHKKPEQQLYVPKSGDSCSDNDKQSKVPMRCDNSSQYINRRMSENPDKQGVNSGSGSYSRGASKRDRSFADYHHKDGVNNDINYNRQYRQASETRSISPTHLQDQNSIDRNRDSRSMETSAGRNMSSGGKPPSGRRNSSGYTSDSSRPKYMVNLDNLPPRFRKKFLEQSGHHSFDSVDQIRKDKYASNHSVQPINNQDTYYNITNWSQTLPSRGRGRLRDHDSFDREKFLSTYLKNYDNQHSRKSTPSGSYLNLYDTSSTDTKHANDKVNTGPSSTESQEYYDASQNGTSSMANTVSSSQLEQQKQETDNEHDSETTSQISATLLDISNLDWTEEVEKNIKLDDMCDSSTSFSQKLKTSVQDDIKPVEPRQSKRSGRSRHKDRRSSSRGIGNPEKKTERNRKDSTASVQHEPERNRKDSNVSIHYETIHSGLKQRERERRDSHKSNRSSTIGNSRDDLDRWRSLRSFSREQSTEGRIVSQCNSRDVSANRAVSPRDNDGFRIPSAVSKSAAWLSTNQKKSNGSWTNGRTSSIERGRQSPAPSHVSAGAGPAASEGGGSGRRLSKRSGRRRGRHSDAQRDQQHAQHPQHPSNTQHSQHTQSAAPVPPATPFTHSHAPSGLNWREEILESKKFTSHDKQSENSRNKPSSDPSGPQPGLIMLPQGSMTHMQKDMGRGGSVETQKTLFDHQNPSKPIIVQTSPTKIDIRMERGAKESAGRGGSGYEAGEAARGLRHRALLQEVERADAVLQAHVLRGPRALADHWPDLTDTRAFLQNALHRLLMSDLKYCQADNIEHHFWKILYYNFIELLRKSFPQVTPEDKPKITKLINVIIEEGNTYFENLVQMLEKTYKFNVDDYINDNHVLPPKGLGYVGLALISVQKIYVFLGDLARYKEQVNETNNYAKSKFWYTKAQQINPKNGRPYNQLAILAIYARRKLDAVYYYMRSLMSSNPFHSARESLLSLFDENRKKYEAAERKRRAALEVTKNAESGTTGGNSGDNTAGMRREVWVRPSGHRTTTFRPASRDEQLASMTSVELNKNFITSYLHVHGKLITKIGMETFYESASQMLRQFRALLHRQPLPTPAARLLQLTALNMFAVETTAASLKGGKTSGERTAWLECALGVSLLMFGAMLERCCALLPEAPQSQHHTDALLLLPAIKVWSDWMLCHSSIWNPPPSFDNFEMDADNDPWDWLAKLMNILESLDDKTIQFENEIKEGHVCVRLPEDASLGGFTPLMYMEPAVAWLRADQPVQHHAAEHALRISKLLFFGTEYLVGVEPPVLRLEYPAGAAPRYISAVQRVQPHHPPLQQLSENSEDESNASEVAVGPSSHTEGKEAEGTDETTRKLLRRKEQLETRKATLERHRQRMQEILRGGSVGAEVEVRPRLLVPDTNCFIDHLSLLQAIVDAPSQPYTLAVPVVVMSELEGLRRCARVGAAAAAALGWVGGAGGALRLATSRGSLLASRACTAEQAAARATNDDRVLATALSLLAASATASDADTRGDDGREALKARRVREVVLLTDDRNLRVKALAAELPTRDLPSFVQWAGLSPEENLNTQPTPTEDANAGCN; from the exons CGGAGGTTCTAAAAGCCGAAACCAAAACTATTATGGATCTCAAAATTCTATTGCTGACGATATAAACGACACGTACAAAGGGACAAATATGCGCCACAAAAAACCTGAGCAACAGCTTTATGTGCCTAAATCAGGAGATTCATGTTCTGATAATGATAAACAATCTAAAGTACCAATGAGGTGTGATAATTCTAGTCAGTACATCAATAGAAGAATGTCTGAAAATCCAGACAAACAGGGTGTGAATAGTGGTTCAGGGTCTTATTCTAGAGGTGCTTCCAAAAGAGATAGGTCTTTTGCAGATTACCATCACAAGGATGGTGTaaacaatgatattaattataatagacaATATAGACAAGCATCAGAAACAAGGTCCATTTCACCTACACATTTGCAGGATCAAAACTCTATAGATAGAAATAGAGATAGCAGAAGTATGGAAACATCAGCAGGGCGCAATATGTCATCTGGTGGAAAGCCTCCTTCCGGACGAAGAAACTCTTCTGGCTATACATCTGACTCATCAAGACCTAAATATATGGTCAATTTAGATAATTTACCTCCAagatttagaaaaaagtttttagaaCAGTCAGGTCATCATAGTTTTGATAGTGTTGACCAGATTCGTAAAGACAAGTATGCTTCAAATCATTCTGTTCAGCCAATAAATAACCAGGatacatattataacattaCCAACTGGTCTCAGACTCTACCATCAAGAGGAAGAGGACGCTTAAGAGATCATGATAGCTTTGATAGAGAAAAatttttaagtacatatttgaaaaattatgacAATCAACATTCTAGGAAATCTACACCTAGTGGTTCATACTTAAATCTGTATGATACTAGTTCAACAGACACCAAGCATGctaatgataaagttaatactGGACCAAGTAGTACTGAGAGTCAAGAATATTATGATG CATCTCAAAATGGTACAAGTAGTATGGCTAATACGGTATCAAGTAGCCAGTTGGAACAACAGAAACAGGAGACGGATAATGAACATGACAGTGAGACAACATCACAGATATCAGCAACCCTTCTAGACATCTCCAACttg GATTGGACTGAAGAAGTGGAAAAGAACATCAAATTAGATGACATGTGTGATTCCTCAACTAGTTtctcacaaaaattaaaaacatcagtTCAGGATGATATAAAACCTGTTGAGCCTCGGCAGTCGAAGCGAAGCGGTAGGTCGCGACATAAAGATCGAAG AAGTTCTAGTAGAGGTATAGGGAATCCTGAAAAGAAAACAGAACGTAATAGAAAGGACAGTACGGCGAGTGTCCAACATGAACCTGAGAGAAACAGGAAGGACAGTAATGTTAGTATACATTATGAGACAATACACTCGGGCTTGAAGCAGAGAGAGCGAGAACGGCGAGACAGCCACAAGAGTAACCGATCTTCTACAATCGGCAACAGCAGAGATGACTTAGATCGTTGGCGATCCTTGCGATCTTTCAGCAGAGAACAGAGTACTGAAGG gaGAATAGTTTCACAATGCAACAGCAGAGACGTATCAGCTAACCGCGCTGTTAGCCCTAGAGACAACGATGGTTTTAGAATCCCGTCGGCCGTCTCCAAATCAGCAGCATGGTTATCAACAAATCAG AAGAAAAGCAATGGATCGTGGACAAATGGGCGAACATCAAGTATAGAGCGAGGTCGTCAGTCCCCAGCACCAAGTCACGTTAGCGCCGGCGCAGGCCCCGCGGCCAGCGAGGGTGGCGGCTCAGGCCGGCGCCTGAGCAAGCGCTCCGGCCGGCGTCGCGGACGACACTCCGACGCGCAACGCGACCAGCAACATGCGCAACATCCCCAACACCCGTCAAATACGCAACATTCGCAACACACCCAATCCGCCGCGCCCGTACCTCCTGCAACACCCTTTACGCATTCACATGCTCCAAGTGGATTGAATTGGAGGGAGGAAATACTCGAGTCCAAGAAATTCACCTCTCATGATAA ACAGTCGGAAAATTCTCGCAATAAACCATCTTCAGACCCTTCTGGGCCACAGCCTGGTTTGATAATGTTACCTCAAGGGTCAATGACACATATGCAGAAGGATATGGG aAGGGGTGGTTCAGTAGAAACACAAAAAACTTTGTTTGATCATCAAAATCCATCCAAACCTATAATTGTTCAAACAAGTCCAACAAAAATAGACATACGGATGGAAAGAG GAGCTAAGGAGAGCGCGGGCCGCGGCGGGTCGGGCTACGAGGCGGgcgaggcggcgcgcggccTGCGCCACCGCGCGCTGCTGCAGGAGGTGGAGCGCGCCGACGCCGTGCTGCAGGCGCACGTGCTGCGCGGCCCGCGCGCGCTCGCCGACCACTGGCCCGACCTCACCGACACCAG GGCTTTCTTGCAAAATGCACTTCATAGACTCCTCATGTCAGATCTGAAGTACTGTCAAGCAGACAACATTGAACatcatttttggaaaatattatactacaattttatagaacttttaagaaaaagttttcCTCAAGTTACGCCGGAAGATAAacccaaaataacaaaactaataaatgttataatagaaGAAGGAAACACGTATTTTGAGAACTTAGTACAAATGTTGGAGAAAACCTACAAGTTCAATGTTGACGACTACATAAATGACAATCATGTTTTACCACCTAAAGGTCTTGGATATGTGGGCCTGGCTTTAATATCAGTACAAAAGATCTATGTATTTTTGGGTGATTTAGCAAGATATAAGGAACAAGTGAACGAGACAAATAATTATGCTAAGAGTAAGTTTTGGTATACAAAAGCCCAACAAATTAACCCAAAGAATGGCAGACCATACAACCAGTTAGCTATTTTAGCAATATACGCG aGAAGAAAATTAGACGCAGTTTACTACTATATGAGAAGTTTAATGTCATCCAATCCATTTCATTCAGCGCGGGAAAGTTTACTATCACTGTTTGACGAAAATAGAAAGAAG TACGAAGCTGCGGAGCGCAAACGCCGAGCAGCCCTTGAGGTGACAAAGAATGCCGAGAGCGGGACGACAGGCGGGAACAGCGGCGACAACACGGCCGGCATGCGCCGCGAGGTGTGGGTGCGGCCCAGCGGACACAGGACCACTACGTTTCGGCCTGCCTCTAGAGATGAGCAGCTTGCATCCATGACCTCCGTAGAA ttaaataaaaacttcataaccAGTTATCTTCACGTGCACGGCAAGCTTATTACTAAAATAGG AATGGAAACTTTCTACGAGAGCGCGAGCCAGATGTTGCGTCAGTTCCGCGCGCTTCTTCATCGTCAACCATTGCCGACGCCCGCTGCCCGATTGCTGCAACTAACAGCGCTCAACATGTTCGCCGTGGAAACCACTGCTGCTTCCCTAAAAG GGGGTAAAACCAGCGGAGAGCGTACAGCATGGCTAGAGTGCGCTCTCGGCGTATCGCTGCTGATGTTCGGCGCAATGCTGGAGCGGTGTTGCGCGCTGCTGCCCGAGGCGCCGCAGTCACAACATCACACCGACGCTTTACTGCTACTGCCTGCCATCAAG gtGTGGTCCGACTGGATGTTGTGTCATAGCAGTATATGGAATCCACCACCTTCGTTCGACAATTTTGAAATGGA TGCCGATAACGACCCATGGGATTGGCTTGCTAAACTTATGAATATACTGGAATCTCTTGATGATAAGACGATACAGTtcgaaaatgaaataaaagaag GTCACGTGTGCGTCCGCTTGCCGGAGGACGCGTCGCTGGGCGGGTTCACGCCGCTCATGTACATGGAGCCGGCCGTGGCGTGGCTGCGCGCGGACCAGCCCGTGCAGCACCACGCCGCCGAGCACGCGCTCAGGATCAGCAAGCTGCTGTTCTTTGGAACTGA ATACCTGGTAGGCGTGGAGCCACCCGTGTTGCGGCTGGAGTAcccggcgggcgcggcgccgcgctACATCAGCGCCGTGCAGCGCGTGCAGCCGCACCATCCTCCACTACAACAACTG TCGGAAAATTCTGAAGATGAGAGCAACGCGAGCGAAGTCGCCGTTGGCCCCAGCAGCCACACGGAAGGCAAGGAGGCCGAAGGCACTGACGAAACAACTCGCAAACTTCTGCGACGCAAGGAACAACTCGAGACCAGGAAAGCGACGCTCGAGAGACATCGACAACGTATGCAA GAAATACTGCGCGGCGGTTCTGTCGGTGCGGAGGTGGAAGTCCGACCTCGACTACTCGTTCCCGACACCAACTGTTTTATTGACCACTTGTCGCTGCTTCAAGCTATTGTTGACGCACCCTCGCAACCTTATACTCTGGCCGTGCCTGTTGTCG TGATGTCGGAGCTGGAGGGGCTGCGGCGCTGCGCGCGCgtgggcgcggcggcggcggcggcgctgggcTGGgtgggcggcgcgggcggcgcgctgcgcCTGGCCACGTCGCGCGGCTCGCTGCTGGCGTCGCGCGCCTGCACGGCGGAGCAGGCCGCGGCGCGCGCCACCAACGACGACCGCGTGCTGGCCACCGCGCTCTCCCTGCTCGCCGCCAGCGCTACCGCAAGCGATGCCG ACACTCGCGGCGATGATGGTAGAGAGGCTTTAAAGGCTCGTCGAGTCCGCGAGGTGGTGCTTCTTACTGACGATCGCAACTTGCGCGTGAAGGCACTGGCGGCCGAGCTGCCCACACGAGACCTGCCTTCCTTCGTGCAATGGGCCGGACTAAGCCCAGAGGAAAATCTG AATACGCAGCCGACACCGACCGAGGACGCAAATGCGGGCTGTAATTGA
- the LOC113506987 gene encoding telomerase-binding protein EST1A isoform X2 — protein MDDDSKEYRRNKPQQKFYKPGSGPLRRSSYGLDAKMDTNDLDGGSKSRNQNYYGSQNSIADDINDTYKGTNMRHKKPEQQLYVPKSGDSCSDNDKQSKVPMRCDNSSQYINRRMSENPDKQGVNSGSGSYSRGASKRDRSFADYHHKDGVNNDINYNRQYRQASETRSISPTHLQDQNSIDRNRDSRSMETSAGRNMSSGGKPPSGRRNSSGYTSDSSRPKYMVNLDNLPPRFRKKFLEQSGHHSFDSVDQIRKDKYASNHSVQPINNQDTYYNITNWSQTLPSRGRGRLRDHDSFDREKFLSTYLKNYDNQHSRKSTPSGSYLNLYDTSSTDTKHANDKVNTGPSSTESQEYYDASQNGTSSMANTVSSSQLEQQKQETDNEHDSETTSQISATLLDISNLDWTEEVEKNIKLDDMCDSSTSFSQKLKTSVQDDIKPVEPRQSKRSGRSRHKDRRSSSRGIGNPEKKTERNRKDSTASVQHEPERNRKDSNVSIHYETIHSGLKQRERERRDSHKSNRSSTIGNSRDDLDRWRSLRSFSREQSTEGRIVSQCNSRDVSANRAVSPRDNDGFRIPSAVSKSAAWLSTNQKSNGSWTNGRTSSIERGRQSPAPSHVSAGAGPAASEGGGSGRRLSKRSGRRRGRHSDAQRDQQHAQHPQHPSNTQHSQHTQSAAPVPPATPFTHSHAPSGLNWREEILESKKFTSHDKQSENSRNKPSSDPSGPQPGLIMLPQGSMTHMQKDMGRGGSVETQKTLFDHQNPSKPIIVQTSPTKIDIRMERVQIQRVGSVAAGLHMESFRAGAKESAGRGGSGYEAGEAARGLRHRALLQEVERADAVLQAHVLRGPRALADHWPDLTDTRAFLQNALHRLLMSDLKYCQADNIEHHFWKILYYNFIELLRKSFPQVTPEDKPKITKLINVIIEEGNTYFENLVQMLEKTYKFNVDDYINDNHVLPPKGLGYVGLALISVQKIYVFLGDLARYKEQVNETNNYAKSKFWYTKAQQINPKNGRPYNQLAILAIYARRKLDAVYYYMRSLMSSNPFHSARESLLSLFDENRKKYEAAERKRRAALEVTKNAESGTTGGNSGDNTAGMRREVWVRPSGHRTTTFRPASRDEQLASMTSVELNKNFITSYLHVHGKLITKIGMETFYESASQMLRQFRALLHRQPLPTPAARLLQLTALNMFAVETTAASLKGGKTSGERTAWLECALGVSLLMFGAMLERCCALLPEAPQSQHHTDALLLLPAIKVWSDWMLCHSSIWNPPPSFDNFEMDADNDPWDWLAKLMNILESLDDKTIQFENEIKEGHVCVRLPEDASLGGFTPLMYMEPAVAWLRADQPVQHHAAEHALRISKLLFFGTEYLVGVEPPVLRLEYPAGAAPRYISAVQRVQPHHPPLQQLSENSEDESNASEVAVGPSSHTEGKEAEGTDETTRKLLRRKEQLETRKATLERHRQRMQEILRGGSVGAEVEVRPRLLVPDTNCFIDHLSLLQAIVDAPSQPYTLAVPVVVMSELEGLRRCARVGAAAAAALGWVGGAGGALRLATSRGSLLASRACTAEQAAARATNDDRVLATALSLLAASATASDADTRGDDGREALKARRVREVVLLTDDRNLRVKALAAELPTRDLPSFVQWAGLSPEENLNTQPTPTEDANAGCN, from the exons CGGAGGTTCTAAAAGCCGAAACCAAAACTATTATGGATCTCAAAATTCTATTGCTGACGATATAAACGACACGTACAAAGGGACAAATATGCGCCACAAAAAACCTGAGCAACAGCTTTATGTGCCTAAATCAGGAGATTCATGTTCTGATAATGATAAACAATCTAAAGTACCAATGAGGTGTGATAATTCTAGTCAGTACATCAATAGAAGAATGTCTGAAAATCCAGACAAACAGGGTGTGAATAGTGGTTCAGGGTCTTATTCTAGAGGTGCTTCCAAAAGAGATAGGTCTTTTGCAGATTACCATCACAAGGATGGTGTaaacaatgatattaattataatagacaATATAGACAAGCATCAGAAACAAGGTCCATTTCACCTACACATTTGCAGGATCAAAACTCTATAGATAGAAATAGAGATAGCAGAAGTATGGAAACATCAGCAGGGCGCAATATGTCATCTGGTGGAAAGCCTCCTTCCGGACGAAGAAACTCTTCTGGCTATACATCTGACTCATCAAGACCTAAATATATGGTCAATTTAGATAATTTACCTCCAagatttagaaaaaagtttttagaaCAGTCAGGTCATCATAGTTTTGATAGTGTTGACCAGATTCGTAAAGACAAGTATGCTTCAAATCATTCTGTTCAGCCAATAAATAACCAGGatacatattataacattaCCAACTGGTCTCAGACTCTACCATCAAGAGGAAGAGGACGCTTAAGAGATCATGATAGCTTTGATAGAGAAAAatttttaagtacatatttgaaaaattatgacAATCAACATTCTAGGAAATCTACACCTAGTGGTTCATACTTAAATCTGTATGATACTAGTTCAACAGACACCAAGCATGctaatgataaagttaatactGGACCAAGTAGTACTGAGAGTCAAGAATATTATGATG CATCTCAAAATGGTACAAGTAGTATGGCTAATACGGTATCAAGTAGCCAGTTGGAACAACAGAAACAGGAGACGGATAATGAACATGACAGTGAGACAACATCACAGATATCAGCAACCCTTCTAGACATCTCCAACttg GATTGGACTGAAGAAGTGGAAAAGAACATCAAATTAGATGACATGTGTGATTCCTCAACTAGTTtctcacaaaaattaaaaacatcagtTCAGGATGATATAAAACCTGTTGAGCCTCGGCAGTCGAAGCGAAGCGGTAGGTCGCGACATAAAGATCGAAG AAGTTCTAGTAGAGGTATAGGGAATCCTGAAAAGAAAACAGAACGTAATAGAAAGGACAGTACGGCGAGTGTCCAACATGAACCTGAGAGAAACAGGAAGGACAGTAATGTTAGTATACATTATGAGACAATACACTCGGGCTTGAAGCAGAGAGAGCGAGAACGGCGAGACAGCCACAAGAGTAACCGATCTTCTACAATCGGCAACAGCAGAGATGACTTAGATCGTTGGCGATCCTTGCGATCTTTCAGCAGAGAACAGAGTACTGAAGG gaGAATAGTTTCACAATGCAACAGCAGAGACGTATCAGCTAACCGCGCTGTTAGCCCTAGAGACAACGATGGTTTTAGAATCCCGTCGGCCGTCTCCAAATCAGCAGCATGGTTATCAACAAATCAG AAAAGCAATGGATCGTGGACAAATGGGCGAACATCAAGTATAGAGCGAGGTCGTCAGTCCCCAGCACCAAGTCACGTTAGCGCCGGCGCAGGCCCCGCGGCCAGCGAGGGTGGCGGCTCAGGCCGGCGCCTGAGCAAGCGCTCCGGCCGGCGTCGCGGACGACACTCCGACGCGCAACGCGACCAGCAACATGCGCAACATCCCCAACACCCGTCAAATACGCAACATTCGCAACACACCCAATCCGCCGCGCCCGTACCTCCTGCAACACCCTTTACGCATTCACATGCTCCAAGTGGATTGAATTGGAGGGAGGAAATACTCGAGTCCAAGAAATTCACCTCTCATGATAA ACAGTCGGAAAATTCTCGCAATAAACCATCTTCAGACCCTTCTGGGCCACAGCCTGGTTTGATAATGTTACCTCAAGGGTCAATGACACATATGCAGAAGGATATGGG aAGGGGTGGTTCAGTAGAAACACAAAAAACTTTGTTTGATCATCAAAATCCATCCAAACCTATAATTGTTCAAACAAGTCCAACAAAAATAGACATACGGATGGAAAGAG TGCAAATACAGCGAGTCGGTAGTGTGGCCGCAGGCTTACACATGGAGAGTTTCCGTGCAGGAGCTAAGGAGAGCGCGGGCCGCGGCGGGTCGGGCTACGAGGCGGgcgaggcggcgcgcggccTGCGCCACCGCGCGCTGCTGCAGGAGGTGGAGCGCGCCGACGCCGTGCTGCAGGCGCACGTGCTGCGCGGCCCGCGCGCGCTCGCCGACCACTGGCCCGACCTCACCGACACCAG GGCTTTCTTGCAAAATGCACTTCATAGACTCCTCATGTCAGATCTGAAGTACTGTCAAGCAGACAACATTGAACatcatttttggaaaatattatactacaattttatagaacttttaagaaaaagttttcCTCAAGTTACGCCGGAAGATAAacccaaaataacaaaactaataaatgttataatagaaGAAGGAAACACGTATTTTGAGAACTTAGTACAAATGTTGGAGAAAACCTACAAGTTCAATGTTGACGACTACATAAATGACAATCATGTTTTACCACCTAAAGGTCTTGGATATGTGGGCCTGGCTTTAATATCAGTACAAAAGATCTATGTATTTTTGGGTGATTTAGCAAGATATAAGGAACAAGTGAACGAGACAAATAATTATGCTAAGAGTAAGTTTTGGTATACAAAAGCCCAACAAATTAACCCAAAGAATGGCAGACCATACAACCAGTTAGCTATTTTAGCAATATACGCG aGAAGAAAATTAGACGCAGTTTACTACTATATGAGAAGTTTAATGTCATCCAATCCATTTCATTCAGCGCGGGAAAGTTTACTATCACTGTTTGACGAAAATAGAAAGAAG TACGAAGCTGCGGAGCGCAAACGCCGAGCAGCCCTTGAGGTGACAAAGAATGCCGAGAGCGGGACGACAGGCGGGAACAGCGGCGACAACACGGCCGGCATGCGCCGCGAGGTGTGGGTGCGGCCCAGCGGACACAGGACCACTACGTTTCGGCCTGCCTCTAGAGATGAGCAGCTTGCATCCATGACCTCCGTAGAA ttaaataaaaacttcataaccAGTTATCTTCACGTGCACGGCAAGCTTATTACTAAAATAGG AATGGAAACTTTCTACGAGAGCGCGAGCCAGATGTTGCGTCAGTTCCGCGCGCTTCTTCATCGTCAACCATTGCCGACGCCCGCTGCCCGATTGCTGCAACTAACAGCGCTCAACATGTTCGCCGTGGAAACCACTGCTGCTTCCCTAAAAG GGGGTAAAACCAGCGGAGAGCGTACAGCATGGCTAGAGTGCGCTCTCGGCGTATCGCTGCTGATGTTCGGCGCAATGCTGGAGCGGTGTTGCGCGCTGCTGCCCGAGGCGCCGCAGTCACAACATCACACCGACGCTTTACTGCTACTGCCTGCCATCAAG gtGTGGTCCGACTGGATGTTGTGTCATAGCAGTATATGGAATCCACCACCTTCGTTCGACAATTTTGAAATGGA TGCCGATAACGACCCATGGGATTGGCTTGCTAAACTTATGAATATACTGGAATCTCTTGATGATAAGACGATACAGTtcgaaaatgaaataaaagaag GTCACGTGTGCGTCCGCTTGCCGGAGGACGCGTCGCTGGGCGGGTTCACGCCGCTCATGTACATGGAGCCGGCCGTGGCGTGGCTGCGCGCGGACCAGCCCGTGCAGCACCACGCCGCCGAGCACGCGCTCAGGATCAGCAAGCTGCTGTTCTTTGGAACTGA ATACCTGGTAGGCGTGGAGCCACCCGTGTTGCGGCTGGAGTAcccggcgggcgcggcgccgcgctACATCAGCGCCGTGCAGCGCGTGCAGCCGCACCATCCTCCACTACAACAACTG TCGGAAAATTCTGAAGATGAGAGCAACGCGAGCGAAGTCGCCGTTGGCCCCAGCAGCCACACGGAAGGCAAGGAGGCCGAAGGCACTGACGAAACAACTCGCAAACTTCTGCGACGCAAGGAACAACTCGAGACCAGGAAAGCGACGCTCGAGAGACATCGACAACGTATGCAA GAAATACTGCGCGGCGGTTCTGTCGGTGCGGAGGTGGAAGTCCGACCTCGACTACTCGTTCCCGACACCAACTGTTTTATTGACCACTTGTCGCTGCTTCAAGCTATTGTTGACGCACCCTCGCAACCTTATACTCTGGCCGTGCCTGTTGTCG TGATGTCGGAGCTGGAGGGGCTGCGGCGCTGCGCGCGCgtgggcgcggcggcggcggcggcgctgggcTGGgtgggcggcgcgggcggcgcgctgcgcCTGGCCACGTCGCGCGGCTCGCTGCTGGCGTCGCGCGCCTGCACGGCGGAGCAGGCCGCGGCGCGCGCCACCAACGACGACCGCGTGCTGGCCACCGCGCTCTCCCTGCTCGCCGCCAGCGCTACCGCAAGCGATGCCG ACACTCGCGGCGATGATGGTAGAGAGGCTTTAAAGGCTCGTCGAGTCCGCGAGGTGGTGCTTCTTACTGACGATCGCAACTTGCGCGTGAAGGCACTGGCGGCCGAGCTGCCCACACGAGACCTGCCTTCCTTCGTGCAATGGGCCGGACTAAGCCCAGAGGAAAATCTG AATACGCAGCCGACACCGACCGAGGACGCAAATGCGGGCTGTAATTGA